Proteins co-encoded in one Cricetulus griseus strain 17A/GY chromosome 1 unlocalized genomic scaffold, alternate assembly CriGri-PICRH-1.0 chr1_1, whole genome shotgun sequence genomic window:
- the Champ1 gene encoding chromosome alignment-maintaining phosphoprotein 1, which translates to MEVFPELHTPSLSLECDHCGFRGTDYENVQIHMGSIHPEFCDDMDTGGLGKLIFYQKSAKLFHCHKCFFTSKMYSNVYYHITAKHSASEKWSDKPKDQLSKETQSVKSPSLPEHQSTAFDPAEVRPTPALPVETQKTGPSLSPEPQKSVPPALEPQDSGPVSPEPQAPCLPAEASKTASVSSPECLDTASVVSELQKAGPASPESVKSALVSSKPQKHSPFADTGAPPSALSPESPVLATSPEPWGPSLTASPESRKPSPSESPEPRKPFPAITSEPRRPAPAVSPGSWKPGPPGSPRPWKSSPSATSGPWKSSKPAPSISPGPWKPIPSVSPGPWKAAPPVSSASWKSSVSSGSWKTPPTSPESWKSGPPELRKTPLALPPEHWKAVPPVPPELRRPGPPLSPEIRSPAGSPELRKPSGSPDLRKLSPDQRKSSPASLDFSESQKSSRGSPESSFITESQKPSVFPEARKHASPGSSEPPKVTSDIWKPVLSIDAEPRKSTLFPEPPKTVLPASPEPRKRALFPESRKHVLFPELPKSAVFSDTQKATELSEELQLEAVDDAKCDSVVQEGLLATPKKLLEDALFPSSKKLKKDSQENSDAELSSSEYIRTDLDTIDIKGQESSSDQEQVDVESIDFGKENKMEMSSPEQSKNVLQFTEEKEAFISEEEIAKYMKRGKGKYYCKICCCRAMKKGAVLHHLVNKHNVHSPYKCTICGKAFLLESLLKNHVAAHGQSLLKCPRCNFESNFPRGFKKHLTHCQSRHNEEANKKLMEALESPLEEPQM; encoded by the coding sequence ATGGAAGTGTTCCCGGAACTGCATACTCCGTCACTAAGCTTGGAGTGTGATCACTGTGGTTTTAGAGGCACTGATTATGAGAATGTGCAGATCCACATGGGCTCCATCCATCCTGAGTTTTGTGATGATATGGACACTGGAGGACTAGGCAAGTTGATATTTTACCAGAAGAGTGCAAAGCTCTTCCACTGCCATAAGTGCTTCTTTACCAGCAAGATGTACTCTAATGTGTACTATCACATCACAGCCAAACATTCGGCCTCAGAGAAGTGGAGTGACAAGCCAAAGGACCAGTTGAGCAAAGAGACCCAGTCTGTAAAAAGCCCTTCCCTTCCTGAACACCAGAGCACAGCCTTTGACCCAGCAGAAGTGAGGCCTACTCCAGCCCTCCCtgtagaaacacagaaaactggTCCCAGTTTGTCTCCAGAGCCACAGAAGTCTGTTCCTCCTGCCCTGGAGCCTCAGGATTCTGGCCCTGTCTCTCCTGAGCCACAGGCACCTTGTCTTCCTGCTGAGGCCTCAAAaactgcttctgtttcttctcctgAATGCCTGGACACAGCCAGTGTGGTTTCTGAGCTGCAGAAGGCTGGTCCTGCTTCCCCTGAGTCTGTCAAGTCTGCTCTTGTTAGCTCCAAACCCCAGAAGCACTCTCCCTTTGCAGATACAGGGGCCCCCCCTTCTGCCTTGTCTCCAGAGTCACCAGTTCTGGCCACATCTCCTGAGCCTTGGGGGCCATCCCTAACTGCATCTCCTGAGTCTCGGAAGCCATCCCCATCAGAGTCTCCTGAGCCAAGGAAGCCATTCCCTGCCATCACTTCAGAGCCACGGAGACCAGCCCCAGCAGTATCACCAGGTTCCTGGAAGCCAGGACCACCTGGTTCTCCTCGGCCTTGGAAATCCAGTCCTTCAGCGACATCGGGACCTTGGAAATCATCTAAACCTGCTCCATCTATTTCTCCTGGACCTTGGAAGCCAATACCATCTGTATCGCCTGGGCCTTGGAAGGCAGCTCCACCTGTTTCCTCTGCATCCTGGAAGTCTTCAGTTTCATCTGGTTCCTGGAAAACGCCCCCCACATCCCCAGAGTCATGGAAGTCTGGTCCCCCTGAGCTCCGAAAGACGCCTCTTGCTTTGCCACCTGAACACTGGAAGGCAGTGCCCCCTGTGCCTCCTGAGCTTCGAAGACCAGGTCCGCCTCTCTCCCCCGAGATCCGAAGTCCAGCAGGATCTCCAGAGCTCAGGAAGCCTTCAGGGTCCCCAGACCTTCGGAAGCTTTCTCCTGACCAGCGGAAAAGCTCTCCTGCTTCACTTGATTTCTCTGAGTCCCAGAAAAGTTCTCGTGGTTCTCCTGAGTCCTCCTTCATTACAGAGTCTCAGAAGCCTAGTGTCTTCCCCGAGGCACGGAAACATGCTTCTCCTGGCTCATCTGAGCCCCCAAAGGTGACCTCAGACATATGGAAGCCTGTCCTCTCTATTGATGCTGAGCCTAGGAAGTCCACACTGTTTCCTGAGCCCCCCAAAACAGTCCTTCCCGCTTCTCCTGAGCCACGGAAACGTGCACTTTTCCCAGAGTCCCGGAAGCATGTACTTTTCCCTGAGCTCCCCAAATCTGCTGTGTTCTCTGATACTCAGAAGGCCACTGAGCTTAGTGAGGAGCTACAGCTGGAAGCTGTAGATGATGCAAAATGTGATAGTGTGGTCCAGGAAGGGCTTCTGGCTACACCCAAGAAACTGTTAGAAGAtgctttatttccttcttccaaGAAGCTCAAGAAAGACAGCCAAGAGAACTCGGATGCTGAGCTCAGTAGCAGTGAGTACATCAGAACAGATTTAGACACCATAGATATCAAGGGCCAGGAGTCAAGCAGCGACCAAGAACAGGTGGATGTAGAATCTATTGATTttggcaaagaaaacaaaatggagatgAGTAGTCCTGAGCAGTCCAAAAATGTGCTTCAGTTCACTGAAGAGAAGGAGGCATTCATTTCTGAGGAAGAGATTGCAAAATATATGAAGCGTGGAAAAGGGAAGTATTATTGCAAAATTTGTTGCTGTCGTGCCATGAAAAAAGGTGCTGTTTTGCATCACTTAGTTAATAAGCACAATGTTCATAGCCCATACAAATGCACAATTTGTGGGAAAGCATTTCTTTTGGAGTCTCTTCTTAAAAATCACGTAGCAGCCCATGGGCAAAGTTTACTTAAATGCCCACGCTGTAATTTTGAATCAAATTTCCCAAGAGGCTTTAAGAAACATTTAACTCATTGTCAAAGCCGGCATAATGAAGAGGCAAATAAGAAGCTGATGGAAGCTCTTGAATCACCATTGGAGGAGCCACAGATGTGA
- the Upf3a gene encoding LOW QUALITY PROTEIN: regulator of nonsense transcripts 3A (The sequence of the model RefSeq protein was modified relative to this genomic sequence to represent the inferred CDS: deleted 2 bases in 1 codon), producing the protein MRSEEGAGGLGTALSARGPSWREKLSAPEVPFRRESPRRDTAVAPTQSFSDSGAGKPREEKRTALSKVVLRRLPPGLTKEQLEEQLRPLPAHDYFEVVAADLSLYPHLYSRAYINFRNPDDILLFRDRFDGYIFIGNKGLEYPAVVEFAPFQKIAKKKPRKKDAKTGSIEDDPEYKQFLETYSLEEEKTSASPETLLGEIEVKTRELLARRTTPLLEYIKNRKLEKQRIREEKREERRRRELEKKRLREEEKRKRREEERCKRKEADRQKRTEKEVKIKLLKKLETEEATTEKPRERGDSVSTGDEKQEAWPVESLPETPAERLQDGSDKEQRDKRFREKEPETPRCHPDGCRKHSIHSEFARFSRRNKDEPKWGKGFTLGTGKMGSQDGSVPVDGRETEQGAEGV; encoded by the exons ATGCGCTCGGAGGAGGGGGCCGGAGGCCTGGGCACGGCTCTGTCTGCGCGGGGCCCCAGCTGGAGGGAGAAACTGTCGGCTCCGGAGGTCCCGTTCCGCCGCGAGTCGCCGCGGAGGGACACCGCAGTGGCCCCAACCCAGTCCTTCAGTGACAGCGGGGCGGGCAAGCCTCGCGAGGAGAAGAGGACGGCCCTGAGCAAG GTGGTCCTCCGGCGGCTGCCCCCCGGCCTCACCAAAGAGCAGCTGGAAGAGCAACTGCGCCCCCTGCCTGCGCACGATTACTTCGAGGTGGTAGCTGCGGACCTCAG TCTCTATCCTCATCTCTACTCAAGAGCATACATTAATTTTCGGAACCCCGATGACATCCTTTTGTTCAGAGACCGCTTTGATGGATATATCTTCATTGGCAATAAAG GCCTGGAGTACCCTGCAGTGGTGGAGTTTGCTCCATTCCAGAAGATTGCAAAAAAGAAGCCGAGGAAGAAAGATGCCAAGACTGGAAGCATTGAAGATG ACCCAGAATATAAACAGTTTCTGGAAACATACAGTCTGGAGGAAGAAAAAACCAGTGCTAGTCCCGAGACACTTTTGGGAGAGATAGAAGTGAAGACAAGAGAACTCCTTG CCAGAAGAACCACACCTCTTTtggaatatattaaaaatagaaaactagaaaaacag AGAATTCGAGAAGAGAAGCGTGAAGAGCGGAGGAGGAGGGAGTTAGAGAAGAAGCGTTTgcgggaagaagaaaagaggaaaaggagagaggaggagaggtgtAAAAGGAAAGAGGCGGATAGACAGAAGAGAACCGAGAAGGAAGTGAAGATTAAG CTTCTTAAAAAGCTGGAAACAGAAGAAgcaaccacagagaaacccagagaaagaggTGACTCAGTCAGTACTGGAGACGAAAAGCAGGAAGCCTGGCCAGTGGAAAGCCTGCCGGAGACGCCTGCTGAGAG GTTACAGGATGGCAGTGATAAAGAGCAAAGGGACAAAAGATTTCGAGAGAAAGAACCTGAAACTCCAAGATGTCACCCAGATGGTTGCAGGAAGCACAGCATTCACTCTGAGTTTGCCAGGTTTTCCAGAAGGAATAAAGATGAACCAAAGTGGGGGAAAGGCTTCACCCTGGGTACAGGGAAAATGGGGAGCCAGGATGGGAGTGTCCCTGTGGAC GGCAGAGAGACCGAGCAAGGAGCAGAAGGGGTATGA